In Thermococcus celericrescens, the following are encoded in one genomic region:
- a CDS encoding KH domain-containing protein, with protein MKDRLEKMLNVKILEIEELEDKIVVYVPEDQVRIAVGSGGAAVKAAELVIGKKIEVKGK; from the coding sequence ATGAAGGACAGACTCGAGAAGATGCTCAACGTCAAGATTCTTGAAATCGAGGAGCTTGAGGACAAGATAGTCGTTTACGTTCCGGAGGATCAGGTGAGGATAGCGGTGGGGAGCGGCGGTGCCGCCGTTAAAGCCGCCGAGCTTGTAATCGGCAAGAAGATTGAAGTAAAGGGCAAGTGA